Proteins encoded by one window of Cannabis sativa cultivar Pink pepper isolate KNU-18-1 chromosome 4, ASM2916894v1, whole genome shotgun sequence:
- the LOC115715036 gene encoding B3 domain-containing protein Os03g0619800 isoform X4, with amino-acid sequence MASSDRHFDKVHHIFNSILEQTPGNTKLQIPKAFWVKYCDSLSSQVKLPCGSTEEVGLTKSSDGKEHNVDIDDSNEDPDFSWFSKTRDKSPLPCSRPHKKRKTSPYGKSEVKFDLSDNISGESSLPRWKEPQNIMRKQMFTGKEKAEALTRAKGFKSDDPFFIVLMQPSFVGASYNMAIPFLFAKNHLRLSKHEDVILKVQDERIWPVRYYYRKYKGGSQIRFEWGWKAFVIDNDLKVGDVCVFVKRKNIGILLFEVVTFYKNEVPNSFVLPVANNRTSCVKVEPSFTSNNYDKASMISHEIIAKKEVIEPSDKACGESPVPEKFIRNQKLSRKEKAEAFQRAIDFKSEDPFFIVPMQPSSVGFKSRYNLVIPSFFVKKHLFSISSGPQDVILTVQDGRTWSAKYYVHVRPHGISSTFRIESGWKAFVQDNDLKVGDVCAFVFRKSIGRILFEVVIFHNNGVANSPMAMLPIPAANKRSSTTPSKPKITPCVKVEPSFTSDYDKASMISEDLIVKKEIVETSLNKSDEVCGESPVPRKFIRNQELSRKEKAEAFQRAKDFKSEDPFFIVAMQPSFVGSKSKYRMGVPSFFAKTYLISSSPQDVILKVQDGGTWCVKYHVRPLGVSSKATIESGWKAFVQDNDLKVGDVCVFVLRKSSGVILFEVVIFYDNGLANSPIQQIPEKFTKPVSEENTGNQGTNNNKRPSSSGLGIASEAAIKFFSDNPYFQVKLKPYNLRGHAQVYIPLAYANPWFEKKPQTVTLWVAEDYWHVTVTLNKASNIGGLEYRFSAGWRAFARDNSLNPTDVCIFELIKKNKPEIKVTIFRQSESSMAQE; translated from the exons ATGGCTTCTTCTGATCGCCATTTTGACAAGGTTCACCATATTTTCAATAGTATTCTTGAACAAACTCCTGGGAACACCAAGTTA CAAATTCCAAAGGCATTTTGGGTGAAATATTGTGACTCCTTATCGAGTCAAGTAAAGCTTCCATGTGGATCAACAGAGGAGGTAGGGTTGACCAAAAGTAGTGATGGAAAG GAGCATAATGTTGATATTGATGATTCTAATGAAGATCCAGACTTTTCATGGTTTTCTAAAACCAGAGACAAGTCTCCATTACCTTGTTCTCGGCCCCACAAGAAAAGGAAAACTAGTCCTTATGGTAAATCTGAAG TGAAGTTTGATTTGTCAGATAACATAAGTGGAGAATCTTCCCTACCAAGATGGAAGGAACCTCAAAATATTATGAGGAAGCAAATGTTTACTGGAAAAGAAAAGGCTGAAGCTCTTACGAGAGCTAAAGGTTTTAAGTCTGATGATCCATTTTTCATCGTTCTCATGCAACCATCGTTTGTTGGAGCTTCGTATAATATG GCTATACCATTCCTCTTTGCAAAAAATCACCTCCGTCTCAGTAAGCATGAAGATGTGATCCTTAAGGTTCAGGATGAGCGGATTTGGCCTGTTAGGTACTATTATAGAAAGTATAAAGGAGGTTCGCAAATCAGATTTGAGTGGGGTTGGAAGGCCTTTGTTATAGACAATGATTTGAAAGTAGGTGATGTTTGTGTCTTTGTTAAGAGAAAGAACATTGGGATACTGTTATTTGAAGTTGTTACTTTCTATAAGAATGAAGTACCAAATTCTTTTGTATTACCAG TTGCAAATAACAGAACCTCTTGTGTGAAAGTTGAACCTTCTTTTACTAGCAATAATTATGATAAAGCAAGTATGATTTCACATGAAATAATTGCAAAGAAAGAAGTAATTGAACCTTCAGATAAAGCATGTGGAGAATCTCCTGTACCTGAAAAGTTTATAAGAAATCAGAAGTTGAGTAGAAAGGAAAAGGCTGAAGCTTTCCAGAGAGCGATAGATTTTAAATCCGAAGACCCCTTTTTCATCGTTCCCATGCAACCATCATCTGTTGGATTCAAATCCAGATATAATTTG GTTATACCATCTTTCTTTGTGAAAAAGCACCTCTTCAGCATCAGTAGTGGTCCTCAAGATGTGATTCTTACGGTTCAGGATGGAAGGACTTGGTCTGCTAAGTACTATGTCCATGTCAGACCACATGGAATATCTTCGACATTCAGGATCGAGAGTGGTTGGAAAGCATTTGTTCAAGACAATGACTTAAAAGTTGGTGATGTTTGTGCCTTTGTTTTTAGAAAAAGCATTGGAAGAATCTTATTCGAAGTGGTTATTTTTCATAACAATGGAGTAGCAAACTCCCCTATGGCTATGTTACCAATACCAG CTGCAAATAAGAGAAGTTCAACTACACCATCCAAGCCAAAGATAACCCCTTGTGTGAAAGTTGAACCTTCATTTACTAGTGATTATGATAAAGCCAGCATGATTTCGGAGGAcctaattgtaaagaaagaaatAGTTGAAACTTCACTTAACAAGTCAGATGAAGTCTGTGGAGAATCTCCTGTACCTAGAAAATTTATAAGAAATCAGGAGTTGAGTAGAAAGGAAAAGGCTGAAGCTTTCCAGAGAGCAAAAGATTTTAAATCTGAAGACCCCTTTTTCATTGTTGCCATGCAACCATCATTTGTTGGATCTAAATCCAAGTATCGGATG GGTGTGCCATCTTTCTTTGCAAAAACGTACCTGATCAGTAGTAGTCCTCAAGATGTGATCCTTAAGGTTCAAGATGGGGGGACTTGGTGTGTAAAGTACCATGTCAGACCGCTAGGAGTATCTTCAAAAGCAACAATCGAGAGTGGTTGGAAGGCATTTGTTCAAGACAATGACTTGAAAGTTGGTGATGTTTGTGTCTTCGTTTTGAGAAAGAGCAGTGGAGTAATATTATTCGAAGTGGTTATTTTTTATGACAATGGACTAGCGAATTCCCCTATACAACAAATACCAG AAAAGTTTACAAAACCAGTATCTGAAGAAAATACTGGAAATCAAggcactaataataataagaggcCTTCATCTTCTGGACTTGGCATAGCTTCTGAAGCAGCCATAAAGTTCTTCTCAGACAATCCTTACTTCCAAGTAAAATTGAAACCATATAACCTGCGTGGACATGCACAAGTG TATATTCCATTGGCTTATGCAAACCCTTGGTTTGAGAAAAAGCCACAAACTGTCACTCTTTGGGTTGCTGAGGATTATTGGCATGTGACTGTAACTCTTAATAAGGCATCAAACATTGGTGGATTAGAGTATAGATTTTCTGCTGGATGGCGTGCATTTGCACGAGACAACTCTCTTAACCCAACTGATGTATGCATCTTTGAGCTGATTAAGAAGAATAAACCTGAGATTAAAGTTACTATATTTAGACAAAGTGAAAGTAGTATGGCTCAAGAATAA
- the LOC115715036 gene encoding uncharacterized protein LOC115715036 isoform X1 produces the protein MASSDRHFDKVHHIFNSILEQTPGNTKLQIPKAFWVKYCDSLSSQVKLPCGSTEEVGLTKSSDGKEHNVDIDDSNEDPDFSWFSKTRDKSPLPCSRPHKKRKTSPYGKSEVKFDLSDNISGESSLPRWKEPQNIMRKQMFTGKEKAEALTRAKGFKSDDPFFIVLMQPSFVGASYNMAIPFLFAKNHLRLSKHEDVILKVQDERIWPVRYYYRKYKGGSQIRFEWGWKAFVIDNDLKVGDVCVFVKRKNIGILLFEVVTFYKNEVPNSFVLPVANNRTSCVKVEPSFTSNNYDKASMISHEIIAKKEVIEPSDKACGESPVPEKFIRNQKLSRKEKAEAFQRAIDFKSEDPFFIVPMQPSSVGFKSRYNLVIPSFFVKKHLFSISSGPQDVILTVQDGRTWSAKYYVHVRPHGISSTFRIESGWKAFVQDNDLKVGDVCAFVFRKSIGRILFEVVIFHNNGVANSPMAMLPIPAANKRSSTTPSKPKITPCVKVEPSFTSDYDKASMISEDLIVKKEIVETSLNKSDEVCGESPVPRKFIRNQELSRKEKAEAFQRAKDFKSEDPFFIVAMQPSFVGSKSKYRMGVPSFFAKTYLISSSPQDVILKVQDGGTWCVKYHVRPLGVSSKATIESGWKAFVQDNDLKVGDVCVFVLRKSSGVILFEVVIFYDNGLANSPIQQIPAANKTSSTPCVKIEPSSTSNNYDKAIMIPHDIISNKKVIEPSEKFTKPVSEENTGNQGTNNNKRPSSSGLGIASEAAIKFFSDNPYFQVKLKPYNLRGHAQVYIPLAYANPWFEKKPQTVTLWVAEDYWHVTVTLNKASNIGGLEYRFSAGWRAFARDNSLNPTDVCIFELIKKNKPEIKVTIFRQSESSMAQE, from the exons ATGGCTTCTTCTGATCGCCATTTTGACAAGGTTCACCATATTTTCAATAGTATTCTTGAACAAACTCCTGGGAACACCAAGTTA CAAATTCCAAAGGCATTTTGGGTGAAATATTGTGACTCCTTATCGAGTCAAGTAAAGCTTCCATGTGGATCAACAGAGGAGGTAGGGTTGACCAAAAGTAGTGATGGAAAG GAGCATAATGTTGATATTGATGATTCTAATGAAGATCCAGACTTTTCATGGTTTTCTAAAACCAGAGACAAGTCTCCATTACCTTGTTCTCGGCCCCACAAGAAAAGGAAAACTAGTCCTTATGGTAAATCTGAAG TGAAGTTTGATTTGTCAGATAACATAAGTGGAGAATCTTCCCTACCAAGATGGAAGGAACCTCAAAATATTATGAGGAAGCAAATGTTTACTGGAAAAGAAAAGGCTGAAGCTCTTACGAGAGCTAAAGGTTTTAAGTCTGATGATCCATTTTTCATCGTTCTCATGCAACCATCGTTTGTTGGAGCTTCGTATAATATG GCTATACCATTCCTCTTTGCAAAAAATCACCTCCGTCTCAGTAAGCATGAAGATGTGATCCTTAAGGTTCAGGATGAGCGGATTTGGCCTGTTAGGTACTATTATAGAAAGTATAAAGGAGGTTCGCAAATCAGATTTGAGTGGGGTTGGAAGGCCTTTGTTATAGACAATGATTTGAAAGTAGGTGATGTTTGTGTCTTTGTTAAGAGAAAGAACATTGGGATACTGTTATTTGAAGTTGTTACTTTCTATAAGAATGAAGTACCAAATTCTTTTGTATTACCAG TTGCAAATAACAGAACCTCTTGTGTGAAAGTTGAACCTTCTTTTACTAGCAATAATTATGATAAAGCAAGTATGATTTCACATGAAATAATTGCAAAGAAAGAAGTAATTGAACCTTCAGATAAAGCATGTGGAGAATCTCCTGTACCTGAAAAGTTTATAAGAAATCAGAAGTTGAGTAGAAAGGAAAAGGCTGAAGCTTTCCAGAGAGCGATAGATTTTAAATCCGAAGACCCCTTTTTCATCGTTCCCATGCAACCATCATCTGTTGGATTCAAATCCAGATATAATTTG GTTATACCATCTTTCTTTGTGAAAAAGCACCTCTTCAGCATCAGTAGTGGTCCTCAAGATGTGATTCTTACGGTTCAGGATGGAAGGACTTGGTCTGCTAAGTACTATGTCCATGTCAGACCACATGGAATATCTTCGACATTCAGGATCGAGAGTGGTTGGAAAGCATTTGTTCAAGACAATGACTTAAAAGTTGGTGATGTTTGTGCCTTTGTTTTTAGAAAAAGCATTGGAAGAATCTTATTCGAAGTGGTTATTTTTCATAACAATGGAGTAGCAAACTCCCCTATGGCTATGTTACCAATACCAG CTGCAAATAAGAGAAGTTCAACTACACCATCCAAGCCAAAGATAACCCCTTGTGTGAAAGTTGAACCTTCATTTACTAGTGATTATGATAAAGCCAGCATGATTTCGGAGGAcctaattgtaaagaaagaaatAGTTGAAACTTCACTTAACAAGTCAGATGAAGTCTGTGGAGAATCTCCTGTACCTAGAAAATTTATAAGAAATCAGGAGTTGAGTAGAAAGGAAAAGGCTGAAGCTTTCCAGAGAGCAAAAGATTTTAAATCTGAAGACCCCTTTTTCATTGTTGCCATGCAACCATCATTTGTTGGATCTAAATCCAAGTATCGGATG GGTGTGCCATCTTTCTTTGCAAAAACGTACCTGATCAGTAGTAGTCCTCAAGATGTGATCCTTAAGGTTCAAGATGGGGGGACTTGGTGTGTAAAGTACCATGTCAGACCGCTAGGAGTATCTTCAAAAGCAACAATCGAGAGTGGTTGGAAGGCATTTGTTCAAGACAATGACTTGAAAGTTGGTGATGTTTGTGTCTTCGTTTTGAGAAAGAGCAGTGGAGTAATATTATTCGAAGTGGTTATTTTTTATGACAATGGACTAGCGAATTCCCCTATACAACAAATACCAG CTGCAAATAAGACAAGTTCAACTCCTTGTGTGAAAATTGAACCTTCATCTACTAGCAATAATTATGATAAAGCCATTATGATTCCACATGacataatttcaaataaaaaagtaattgaACCTTCAG AAAAGTTTACAAAACCAGTATCTGAAGAAAATACTGGAAATCAAggcactaataataataagaggcCTTCATCTTCTGGACTTGGCATAGCTTCTGAAGCAGCCATAAAGTTCTTCTCAGACAATCCTTACTTCCAAGTAAAATTGAAACCATATAACCTGCGTGGACATGCACAAGTG TATATTCCATTGGCTTATGCAAACCCTTGGTTTGAGAAAAAGCCACAAACTGTCACTCTTTGGGTTGCTGAGGATTATTGGCATGTGACTGTAACTCTTAATAAGGCATCAAACATTGGTGGATTAGAGTATAGATTTTCTGCTGGATGGCGTGCATTTGCACGAGACAACTCTCTTAACCCAACTGATGTATGCATCTTTGAGCTGATTAAGAAGAATAAACCTGAGATTAAAGTTACTATATTTAGACAAAGTGAAAGTAGTATGGCTCAAGAATAA
- the LOC115715036 gene encoding uncharacterized protein LOC115715036 isoform X3 yields the protein MASSDRHFDKQIPKAFWVKYCDSLSSQVKLPCGSTEEVGLTKSSDGKEHNVDIDDSNEDPDFSWFSKTRDKSPLPCSRPHKKRKTSPYGKSEVKFDLSDNISGESSLPRWKEPQNIMRKQMFTGKEKAEALTRAKGFKSDDPFFIVLMQPSFVGASYNMAIPFLFAKNHLRLSKHEDVILKVQDERIWPVRYYYRKYKGGSQIRFEWGWKAFVIDNDLKVGDVCVFVKRKNIGILLFEVVTFYKNEVPNSFVLPVANNRTSCVKVEPSFTSNNYDKASMISHEIIAKKEVIEPSDKACGESPVPEKFIRNQKLSRKEKAEAFQRAIDFKSEDPFFIVPMQPSSVGFKSRYNLVIPSFFVKKHLFSISSGPQDVILTVQDGRTWSAKYYVHVRPHGISSTFRIESGWKAFVQDNDLKVGDVCAFVFRKSIGRILFEVVIFHNNGVANSPMAMLPIPAANKRSSTTPSKPKITPCVKVEPSFTSDYDKASMISEDLIVKKEIVETSLNKSDEVCGESPVPRKFIRNQELSRKEKAEAFQRAKDFKSEDPFFIVAMQPSFVGSKSKYRMGVPSFFAKTYLISSSPQDVILKVQDGGTWCVKYHVRPLGVSSKATIESGWKAFVQDNDLKVGDVCVFVLRKSSGVILFEVVIFYDNGLANSPIQQIPAANKTSSTPCVKIEPSSTSNNYDKAIMIPHDIISNKKVIEPSEKFTKPVSEENTGNQGTNNNKRPSSSGLGIASEAAIKFFSDNPYFQVKLKPYNLRGHAQVYIPLAYANPWFEKKPQTVTLWVAEDYWHVTVTLNKASNIGGLEYRFSAGWRAFARDNSLNPTDVCIFELIKKNKPEIKVTIFRQSESSMAQE from the exons ATGGCTTCTTCTGATCGCCATTTTGACAAG CAAATTCCAAAGGCATTTTGGGTGAAATATTGTGACTCCTTATCGAGTCAAGTAAAGCTTCCATGTGGATCAACAGAGGAGGTAGGGTTGACCAAAAGTAGTGATGGAAAG GAGCATAATGTTGATATTGATGATTCTAATGAAGATCCAGACTTTTCATGGTTTTCTAAAACCAGAGACAAGTCTCCATTACCTTGTTCTCGGCCCCACAAGAAAAGGAAAACTAGTCCTTATGGTAAATCTGAAG TGAAGTTTGATTTGTCAGATAACATAAGTGGAGAATCTTCCCTACCAAGATGGAAGGAACCTCAAAATATTATGAGGAAGCAAATGTTTACTGGAAAAGAAAAGGCTGAAGCTCTTACGAGAGCTAAAGGTTTTAAGTCTGATGATCCATTTTTCATCGTTCTCATGCAACCATCGTTTGTTGGAGCTTCGTATAATATG GCTATACCATTCCTCTTTGCAAAAAATCACCTCCGTCTCAGTAAGCATGAAGATGTGATCCTTAAGGTTCAGGATGAGCGGATTTGGCCTGTTAGGTACTATTATAGAAAGTATAAAGGAGGTTCGCAAATCAGATTTGAGTGGGGTTGGAAGGCCTTTGTTATAGACAATGATTTGAAAGTAGGTGATGTTTGTGTCTTTGTTAAGAGAAAGAACATTGGGATACTGTTATTTGAAGTTGTTACTTTCTATAAGAATGAAGTACCAAATTCTTTTGTATTACCAG TTGCAAATAACAGAACCTCTTGTGTGAAAGTTGAACCTTCTTTTACTAGCAATAATTATGATAAAGCAAGTATGATTTCACATGAAATAATTGCAAAGAAAGAAGTAATTGAACCTTCAGATAAAGCATGTGGAGAATCTCCTGTACCTGAAAAGTTTATAAGAAATCAGAAGTTGAGTAGAAAGGAAAAGGCTGAAGCTTTCCAGAGAGCGATAGATTTTAAATCCGAAGACCCCTTTTTCATCGTTCCCATGCAACCATCATCTGTTGGATTCAAATCCAGATATAATTTG GTTATACCATCTTTCTTTGTGAAAAAGCACCTCTTCAGCATCAGTAGTGGTCCTCAAGATGTGATTCTTACGGTTCAGGATGGAAGGACTTGGTCTGCTAAGTACTATGTCCATGTCAGACCACATGGAATATCTTCGACATTCAGGATCGAGAGTGGTTGGAAAGCATTTGTTCAAGACAATGACTTAAAAGTTGGTGATGTTTGTGCCTTTGTTTTTAGAAAAAGCATTGGAAGAATCTTATTCGAAGTGGTTATTTTTCATAACAATGGAGTAGCAAACTCCCCTATGGCTATGTTACCAATACCAG CTGCAAATAAGAGAAGTTCAACTACACCATCCAAGCCAAAGATAACCCCTTGTGTGAAAGTTGAACCTTCATTTACTAGTGATTATGATAAAGCCAGCATGATTTCGGAGGAcctaattgtaaagaaagaaatAGTTGAAACTTCACTTAACAAGTCAGATGAAGTCTGTGGAGAATCTCCTGTACCTAGAAAATTTATAAGAAATCAGGAGTTGAGTAGAAAGGAAAAGGCTGAAGCTTTCCAGAGAGCAAAAGATTTTAAATCTGAAGACCCCTTTTTCATTGTTGCCATGCAACCATCATTTGTTGGATCTAAATCCAAGTATCGGATG GGTGTGCCATCTTTCTTTGCAAAAACGTACCTGATCAGTAGTAGTCCTCAAGATGTGATCCTTAAGGTTCAAGATGGGGGGACTTGGTGTGTAAAGTACCATGTCAGACCGCTAGGAGTATCTTCAAAAGCAACAATCGAGAGTGGTTGGAAGGCATTTGTTCAAGACAATGACTTGAAAGTTGGTGATGTTTGTGTCTTCGTTTTGAGAAAGAGCAGTGGAGTAATATTATTCGAAGTGGTTATTTTTTATGACAATGGACTAGCGAATTCCCCTATACAACAAATACCAG CTGCAAATAAGACAAGTTCAACTCCTTGTGTGAAAATTGAACCTTCATCTACTAGCAATAATTATGATAAAGCCATTATGATTCCACATGacataatttcaaataaaaaagtaattgaACCTTCAG AAAAGTTTACAAAACCAGTATCTGAAGAAAATACTGGAAATCAAggcactaataataataagaggcCTTCATCTTCTGGACTTGGCATAGCTTCTGAAGCAGCCATAAAGTTCTTCTCAGACAATCCTTACTTCCAAGTAAAATTGAAACCATATAACCTGCGTGGACATGCACAAGTG TATATTCCATTGGCTTATGCAAACCCTTGGTTTGAGAAAAAGCCACAAACTGTCACTCTTTGGGTTGCTGAGGATTATTGGCATGTGACTGTAACTCTTAATAAGGCATCAAACATTGGTGGATTAGAGTATAGATTTTCTGCTGGATGGCGTGCATTTGCACGAGACAACTCTCTTAACCCAACTGATGTATGCATCTTTGAGCTGATTAAGAAGAATAAACCTGAGATTAAAGTTACTATATTTAGACAAAGTGAAAGTAGTATGGCTCAAGAATAA
- the LOC115715036 gene encoding uncharacterized protein LOC115715036 isoform X2, translating into MASSDRHFDKVHHIFNSILEQTPGNTKLQIPKAFWVKYCDSLSSQVKLPCGSTEEVGLTKSSDGKEHNVDIDDSNEDPDFSWFSKTRDKSPLPCSRPHKKRKTSPYGKSEDNISGESSLPRWKEPQNIMRKQMFTGKEKAEALTRAKGFKSDDPFFIVLMQPSFVGASYNMAIPFLFAKNHLRLSKHEDVILKVQDERIWPVRYYYRKYKGGSQIRFEWGWKAFVIDNDLKVGDVCVFVKRKNIGILLFEVVTFYKNEVPNSFVLPVANNRTSCVKVEPSFTSNNYDKASMISHEIIAKKEVIEPSDKACGESPVPEKFIRNQKLSRKEKAEAFQRAIDFKSEDPFFIVPMQPSSVGFKSRYNLVIPSFFVKKHLFSISSGPQDVILTVQDGRTWSAKYYVHVRPHGISSTFRIESGWKAFVQDNDLKVGDVCAFVFRKSIGRILFEVVIFHNNGVANSPMAMLPIPAANKRSSTTPSKPKITPCVKVEPSFTSDYDKASMISEDLIVKKEIVETSLNKSDEVCGESPVPRKFIRNQELSRKEKAEAFQRAKDFKSEDPFFIVAMQPSFVGSKSKYRMGVPSFFAKTYLISSSPQDVILKVQDGGTWCVKYHVRPLGVSSKATIESGWKAFVQDNDLKVGDVCVFVLRKSSGVILFEVVIFYDNGLANSPIQQIPAANKTSSTPCVKIEPSSTSNNYDKAIMIPHDIISNKKVIEPSEKFTKPVSEENTGNQGTNNNKRPSSSGLGIASEAAIKFFSDNPYFQVKLKPYNLRGHAQVYIPLAYANPWFEKKPQTVTLWVAEDYWHVTVTLNKASNIGGLEYRFSAGWRAFARDNSLNPTDVCIFELIKKNKPEIKVTIFRQSESSMAQE; encoded by the exons ATGGCTTCTTCTGATCGCCATTTTGACAAGGTTCACCATATTTTCAATAGTATTCTTGAACAAACTCCTGGGAACACCAAGTTA CAAATTCCAAAGGCATTTTGGGTGAAATATTGTGACTCCTTATCGAGTCAAGTAAAGCTTCCATGTGGATCAACAGAGGAGGTAGGGTTGACCAAAAGTAGTGATGGAAAG GAGCATAATGTTGATATTGATGATTCTAATGAAGATCCAGACTTTTCATGGTTTTCTAAAACCAGAGACAAGTCTCCATTACCTTGTTCTCGGCCCCACAAGAAAAGGAAAACTAGTCCTTATGGTAAATCTGAAG ATAACATAAGTGGAGAATCTTCCCTACCAAGATGGAAGGAACCTCAAAATATTATGAGGAAGCAAATGTTTACTGGAAAAGAAAAGGCTGAAGCTCTTACGAGAGCTAAAGGTTTTAAGTCTGATGATCCATTTTTCATCGTTCTCATGCAACCATCGTTTGTTGGAGCTTCGTATAATATG GCTATACCATTCCTCTTTGCAAAAAATCACCTCCGTCTCAGTAAGCATGAAGATGTGATCCTTAAGGTTCAGGATGAGCGGATTTGGCCTGTTAGGTACTATTATAGAAAGTATAAAGGAGGTTCGCAAATCAGATTTGAGTGGGGTTGGAAGGCCTTTGTTATAGACAATGATTTGAAAGTAGGTGATGTTTGTGTCTTTGTTAAGAGAAAGAACATTGGGATACTGTTATTTGAAGTTGTTACTTTCTATAAGAATGAAGTACCAAATTCTTTTGTATTACCAG TTGCAAATAACAGAACCTCTTGTGTGAAAGTTGAACCTTCTTTTACTAGCAATAATTATGATAAAGCAAGTATGATTTCACATGAAATAATTGCAAAGAAAGAAGTAATTGAACCTTCAGATAAAGCATGTGGAGAATCTCCTGTACCTGAAAAGTTTATAAGAAATCAGAAGTTGAGTAGAAAGGAAAAGGCTGAAGCTTTCCAGAGAGCGATAGATTTTAAATCCGAAGACCCCTTTTTCATCGTTCCCATGCAACCATCATCTGTTGGATTCAAATCCAGATATAATTTG GTTATACCATCTTTCTTTGTGAAAAAGCACCTCTTCAGCATCAGTAGTGGTCCTCAAGATGTGATTCTTACGGTTCAGGATGGAAGGACTTGGTCTGCTAAGTACTATGTCCATGTCAGACCACATGGAATATCTTCGACATTCAGGATCGAGAGTGGTTGGAAAGCATTTGTTCAAGACAATGACTTAAAAGTTGGTGATGTTTGTGCCTTTGTTTTTAGAAAAAGCATTGGAAGAATCTTATTCGAAGTGGTTATTTTTCATAACAATGGAGTAGCAAACTCCCCTATGGCTATGTTACCAATACCAG CTGCAAATAAGAGAAGTTCAACTACACCATCCAAGCCAAAGATAACCCCTTGTGTGAAAGTTGAACCTTCATTTACTAGTGATTATGATAAAGCCAGCATGATTTCGGAGGAcctaattgtaaagaaagaaatAGTTGAAACTTCACTTAACAAGTCAGATGAAGTCTGTGGAGAATCTCCTGTACCTAGAAAATTTATAAGAAATCAGGAGTTGAGTAGAAAGGAAAAGGCTGAAGCTTTCCAGAGAGCAAAAGATTTTAAATCTGAAGACCCCTTTTTCATTGTTGCCATGCAACCATCATTTGTTGGATCTAAATCCAAGTATCGGATG GGTGTGCCATCTTTCTTTGCAAAAACGTACCTGATCAGTAGTAGTCCTCAAGATGTGATCCTTAAGGTTCAAGATGGGGGGACTTGGTGTGTAAAGTACCATGTCAGACCGCTAGGAGTATCTTCAAAAGCAACAATCGAGAGTGGTTGGAAGGCATTTGTTCAAGACAATGACTTGAAAGTTGGTGATGTTTGTGTCTTCGTTTTGAGAAAGAGCAGTGGAGTAATATTATTCGAAGTGGTTATTTTTTATGACAATGGACTAGCGAATTCCCCTATACAACAAATACCAG CTGCAAATAAGACAAGTTCAACTCCTTGTGTGAAAATTGAACCTTCATCTACTAGCAATAATTATGATAAAGCCATTATGATTCCACATGacataatttcaaataaaaaagtaattgaACCTTCAG AAAAGTTTACAAAACCAGTATCTGAAGAAAATACTGGAAATCAAggcactaataataataagaggcCTTCATCTTCTGGACTTGGCATAGCTTCTGAAGCAGCCATAAAGTTCTTCTCAGACAATCCTTACTTCCAAGTAAAATTGAAACCATATAACCTGCGTGGACATGCACAAGTG TATATTCCATTGGCTTATGCAAACCCTTGGTTTGAGAAAAAGCCACAAACTGTCACTCTTTGGGTTGCTGAGGATTATTGGCATGTGACTGTAACTCTTAATAAGGCATCAAACATTGGTGGATTAGAGTATAGATTTTCTGCTGGATGGCGTGCATTTGCACGAGACAACTCTCTTAACCCAACTGATGTATGCATCTTTGAGCTGATTAAGAAGAATAAACCTGAGATTAAAGTTACTATATTTAGACAAAGTGAAAGTAGTATGGCTCAAGAATAA